The Eubacterium sp. MSJ-33 genomic sequence ATTCCCCTAAAGCCATATGCCCGTGAACTTGTTAAGTGGATGAAACGGGATGGCTATAAGGTGGCGGTTGCAACGGCAAACGAGATTCATTTAAGTGCGTCAATTGTAATCTGAGATTCCATACCCGCCATCTCAGACTTCTTTAAAAGTTAATAGTAATAAGTGTAAAGGAAGGGTATGGATTTTCCTTTACAAATTCAAGAGACTGACTGGATTGTTGGTCTCTTTTTTGTTATGCTTTGATTTCTGGCGGCTGGAAAGGAGCTACCATGTCAAAGTTTTTAACATATGAAGATCGATTAGTTATTGCACAACTCCTTCAGGAGAATGTCTCTTTTGGAGTTATAGGAAAGAAGTTAGGCAAGGATCGTACCACGATTGCAAAGGAAATAAAAAAGCATTCCTATGATAAGAAAAGTGGTCGCCCAGGATATCCTTACAATCCATGTAAACATCGCAGTACATGCAAAGCTAAAAAGCTGTGCGGAAACAGTTGTACGCATCAATCAGCGTATAAATGCAGTCTGTGTTCCGAGTGTACATTACATTGTCCGGATTTTGCAGAGGATATCTGCTCCGTTAAAACCAAACCTCCATATGTATGTAATGGTTGTAGCCAGCTTCCCCAATGTACCTTGTTAAAACGCATTTATGGCCCGGCAGATGCTCATGAAATGGCACATCAGTCTATTTCGGAATCCAGGACAGGTATTTTATCCAATGAGGATGATATAGCAAGAATCAACGGAATCATCAGCCCCTTGGTTAAAAATGGACAGTCTCTTCATCAGATTTATATAGAGCATGTTGATGAAATCATGTGCAGTGAAAAAACATTGTATAACTATGTTGATGCCCAGCTTTTTGATATCCGTAACATTGATCTGCCTCGTAAAGTAAAGTATCGCCCGCGATACAAACAGCCTGAATTCAAGGTAGACAGAGGATGTCGTATTGGTAGAAGCTATACTGATTTCCAGAAGTTTCTTGAAGCAAAGCCGGAGTCTGCTGTTGTACAGATGGATAGTGTTATCGGACGTGTGGGAGGCAAATGCCTGCTTACTATACATTTCGTTGAAACAAGTTTAATGCTTGCATTTCTGCGAGATTCAAATACTTCAGCATCTGTCATACAGATTATAAATCTGTTGGATAAAGTCCTTGGAAATGAAGATTTTTCACGGTTGTTTCCGGTTATTCTTACGGATAATGGAAGTGAGTTTTCAAATCCAAAAGCAATTGAAAAACGAGATACGATTCCATGCAGCAGAACGAATGTATTTTACTGCGATCCAAGTGCACCTTACCAAAAGGGAGCCTG encodes the following:
- a CDS encoding IS30 family transposase, with protein sequence MSKFLTYEDRLVIAQLLQENVSFGVIGKKLGKDRTTIAKEIKKHSYDKKSGRPGYPYNPCKHRSTCKAKKLCGNSCTHQSAYKCSLCSECTLHCPDFAEDICSVKTKPPYVCNGCSQLPQCTLLKRIYGPADAHEMAHQSISESRTGILSNEDDIARINGIISPLVKNGQSLHQIYIEHVDEIMCSEKTLYNYVDAQLFDIRNIDLPRKVKYRPRYKQPEFKVDRGCRIGRSYTDFQKFLEAKPESAVVQMDSVIGRVGGKCLLTIHFVETSLMLAFLRDSNTSASVIQIINLLDKVLGNEDFSRLFPVILTDNGSEFSNPKAIEKRDTIPCSRTNVFYCDPSAPYQKGACEVNHELIRRILPKGSSFDDLTQKDIFLMMDHINSYKRKKLNNRSPYETFSFYYGEDILKKLGCKPVAAENIILKPKLLKK